In Streptococcus pneumoniae, the sequence ATGCGTTTTTCTTCCATACGTTTCATCTTGGCAACCTGATCCATGGCTTTTGAAATATAGCCTTCGTACTTGATTTCTGTTTCAATCAATTCGATAATCTTGTCATCCAAGTCTTCTGCAGCTGGTCCGATGAAGGCCACCACATCTTGGTAAGAAACTTCTGGACGGCGAAGGAATTCTTTGGCTGTCACCGCATCTGTCAACGGCTTGAAGCCCATTTCCTCAACCTTAGCATTGGTTTCCTTGACTGGCTTGAGTTTGATACTGTCTAGGCGTTTCATCTCATTATCAAATTGATTTTTCTTGATTTCAAAACGAGCCCAGCGTTCATCATCCACAAGGCCAATCTCGCGTCCCATCTCAGTCAAGCGCATATCAGCATTGTCATGACGAAGAATGAGACGGTATTCAGCACGACTGGTCAAGAGACGGTAAGGTTCAATGGTTCCCTTGGTCACCAAGTCGTCGATCATCACCCCGATATAACCGTCACTTCGTTTTAGAATCAACTCAGGTTTACCTTGGATTTTCAGAGCCGCATTGATACCCGCGATAATCCCTTGGCCAGCAGCTTCTTCATAACCTGATGTTCCATTTGTCTGACCAGCAGTGAAGAGACCTGAGATTTTCTTGGTTTCCAAAGTCGCACGCAACTGATGAGGCAAGACCATATCATACTCAATAGCATAACCTGTCCGCATCATCTCTGCATTTTCCAAACCTTTGATGGAATGAACCAAGTCACGCTGGACATCCTCAGGCAGACTGGTTGAAAGTCCTTGAACATAGACTTCCTCAGTATTGCGCCCTTCTGGCTCAAGGAAGAGTTGGTGACGTTCCTTGTCCGCAAAGCGCACAATCTTGTCTTCAATCGACGGACAGTAACGAGGCCCCACTCCCTTGACCACACCTGTAAACATAGGCGCACGGTGGAGGTTGTTTTGGATAATCTCATGACTGGTACCATTGGTATAGGTCAACCAGCATGGCACTTGATCTTTGACATAATCCTCATCACGTGAAGTGTATGAGAAATGATTAGGCACTTCGTCTCCTGGCTGAATTTCCGTCACATCGTAATTGATAGAAGAAGCCTTGACACGTGGAGGGGTTCCTGTCTTGAAACGACCGATTTCGAGACCCAGTTCCTTGAGATTGTCAGCTAGGTTAATAGAAGCCAAGCTGTGGTTAGGACCTGATGAGTACTTGAGGTCTCCGATGATAATTTCCCCACGGAGAGCAGTCCCTGTCGTCACAATAACAGCCTTAGCAGCATATTCTTGATGGGTGGCTGTACGCACACCGACAACCTTGCCATCTTCCACCAAAATCTCATCAATCATGGTTTGACGAAGGGTCAGATTTTCTTGATTTTCAACTGTCTTGCGCATTTCCTTAGAGTAAAGTTCCTTATCAGCCTGCGCACGAAGGGCACGAACGGCTGGGCCCTTCCCTGTGTTGAGCATCTTCATCTGGATGTAAGTCTTGTCAATGGTCTTGGCCATCTCGCCACCGAGGGCATCGACTTCACGTACGACAATCCCCTTAGCAGAACCACCGATAGAGGGATTACAAGGCATGAAAGCCAGCATTTCAATATTGATGGTCGCAAGCAGGACCTTACAGCCCATACGGCTAGCGGCCAAGGAAGCCTCAACCCCAGCGTGTCCCGCACCAATTACAATAATATCGTATTCTTCAGTAAAATGATAAGTCATGTTTCTCTCCTATTCCTCAAGATGAATGTGTCTTAGTTGGCCTTCCCAATCTGGTAGGGCCGTTTTTAAAAAGGCTGGAACTAGCTGGATATCCTCAAGCTTATCCAAGTCAATCCACTCACAGGGCTGCCTTTTCTCATCTTCCTGCATGGTCAATGGGGCATCCTCAAGTAAGTCCACCAGATAATGAAACTCGATATTGTGATAGGAAACACCGTCCTGTTCAAAACGATTTTCAACCACAAAAGCTAGCTGCCCAGCTTGAGCTTTGACACCCAGTTCTTCCTTCACTTCACGGACTACCGCGTCTTCCGTGCTTTCATTGACTTGAATCGCACCGCCGATAGTGTAATACTTGCCCTTGTCTTTGGTGACTAGAAGCTTGTGATTTTGAAGAATCAAAGCTGTCGCCCGAACACCAAAAACCGTATTGTCTACTTTTGTCCGAAAGTCTTGTTGAGTCATTCTTGTCCTTTCCCTTAAACGACACAAAAACAGTCAAAACTCCAAAGAAGTGCAGGACAAAAAAGCCTGCAACATCCATGAGCTTTGACCATCATTTCTATTGCTGTTATTATTGTAGCAAATTGAGAAAATTTGTCAATCTAAATGTACTGACAAACTTGTCCATCGCGGTAAGCATTGTCAATCAAACCACCACCTAGACACTCTTCGCCATCGTAAAAGACAACTGCCTGGCCTGGTGTAATCGCGCGTTGTGGTTCCGCAAAGATGACCTCTGCCTTGTCTCCTTTGACATGGACGGTCACCTTAGAGTCAGGCTGACGGTAACGGAATTTAGCCGTACATTCTAGCGTAAACTCTTCTGGCATTTCACGAGTAAAGTGGACTTGACTGGCTTCTAGGCTAGTTGACATGAGCGAATCATGGTAGAATCCTTGTCCTACATAGAGAATATTCTTGCTTAGATCTTTTCCGACAACGAACCAAGGGGCATTGTCACCGCCGTGTTGCCCACCGATACCGAGTCCGCCACGCTGACCGATTGTATAGTACATCAGACCTGCATGCTCGCCCATATCGCGACCATCCACAGTCATCATGCGACCAGGCTGAGCTGGCAGGTAGTTGCTGAGGAAGTTTTTAAAGTTCTTTTCTCCGATAAAGCAAATCCCTGTCGAGTCTTTCTTCTTAGCAGTCGAAAGGCCTGCTTCTTCTGCTAGTTTTCGAACTTCAGGCTTTTCCAAATGTCCTAGTGGGAACATGGTTTTTTGAAGTTGTTCTTGCGAAAGTTGGCTGAGGAAATAGGTCTGGTCCTTGCCATTGTCCACGCCACGAAGCATGTGAACAGTGCCGTCCTCATCACGCGCCACTCGAGCATAATGCCCAGTCGCTACATAGTCTGCCCCCAAGGTCATGGCATAGTCCAAAAAGGCCTTGAACTTGATTTCCTTGTTGCACATAACGTCCGGATTTGGCGTGCGCCCTGCACGGTATTCCGCTAGGAAATACTCAAAAACGCGGTCCCAGTACTCTTTTTCAAAATTGACAGAGTAGTAGGGAATGCCAATCTGGTCTGCCACCGCAACCACATCCTTGTAATCTTCGGTCGCCGTACAGACGCCGTTTTCATCTGTGTCATCCCAGTTCTTCATGAAGATACCGATCACATCGTAGCCCTGCTCCTTGAGCAAAAGAGCCGTCACCGACGAATCAACACCACCACTCATCCCCACGACAACACGTGTTTTAGAGTTATCACTCATGGTAAGTCTCCCATCTATTCGTTTATTCACGATTGAAGGTCGTGTGTGCTTCACGATTGAAGGTCGCTTGAGCAGTATTCATTATAACACGCTTGGTTAGAGAAGACAAGGAAGAGCTTAAAAATTGTTTTTTAAAACTTATAGTCAATATACAGATTATGTGAATGATGTGAGTATACCTTCTTCTTATCTTCATTCAAATAACTATAATAAATAAAACAACCCATTTTCTCTAATCTATTTTTCAAGTTAGAGAAAAGGAGTCGTTTTTTTAATGACATTTCCTGAAATCATAAGATAGGTACCTAAAGAATACGAACATAAATTTATTCAATCGAACCTTATCTTTGTTTCAAAATTAAAATGTCAAATGTTCTTAACATGATTTAATTTAATCGGCTTAAACCCATTCACCATTGGCATTGACTTCATAGCCATCTACAGTTGTGTTGACTGCAAGGGCACCTAAGCCATTGACATAGTACC encodes:
- a CDS encoding NUDIX hydrolase gives rise to the protein MTQQDFRTKVDNTVFGVRATALILQNHKLLVTKDKGKYYTIGGAIQVNESTEDAVVREVKEELGVKAQAGQLAFVVENRFEQDGVSYHNIEFHYLVDLLEDAPLTMQEDEKRQPCEWIDLDKLEDIQLVPAFLKTALPDWEGQLRHIHLEE
- the mnmG gene encoding tRNA uridine-5-carboxymethylaminomethyl(34) synthesis enzyme MnmG, with translation MTYHFTEEYDIIVIGAGHAGVEASLAASRMGCKVLLATINIEMLAFMPCNPSIGGSAKGIVVREVDALGGEMAKTIDKTYIQMKMLNTGKGPAVRALRAQADKELYSKEMRKTVENQENLTLRQTMIDEILVEDGKVVGVRTATHQEYAAKAVIVTTGTALRGEIIIGDLKYSSGPNHSLASINLADNLKELGLEIGRFKTGTPPRVKASSINYDVTEIQPGDEVPNHFSYTSRDEDYVKDQVPCWLTYTNGTSHEIIQNNLHRAPMFTGVVKGVGPRYCPSIEDKIVRFADKERHQLFLEPEGRNTEEVYVQGLSTSLPEDVQRDLVHSIKGLENAEMMRTGYAIEYDMVLPHQLRATLETKKISGLFTAGQTNGTSGYEEAAGQGIIAGINAALKIQGKPELILKRSDGYIGVMIDDLVTKGTIEPYRLLTSRAEYRLILRHDNADMRLTEMGREIGLVDDERWARFEIKKNQFDNEMKRLDSIKLKPVKETNAKVEEMGFKPLTDAVTAKEFLRRPEVSYQDVVAFIGPAAEDLDDKIIELIETEIKYEGYISKAMDQVAKMKRMEEKRIPANIDWDDIDSIATEARQKFKLINPETIGQASRISGVNPADISILMVYLEGKNRSISKTLQKSK
- the mnmA gene encoding tRNA 2-thiouridine(34) synthase MnmA, yielding MSDNSKTRVVVGMSGGVDSSVTALLLKEQGYDVIGIFMKNWDDTDENGVCTATEDYKDVVAVADQIGIPYYSVNFEKEYWDRVFEYFLAEYRAGRTPNPDVMCNKEIKFKAFLDYAMTLGADYVATGHYARVARDEDGTVHMLRGVDNGKDQTYFLSQLSQEQLQKTMFPLGHLEKPEVRKLAEEAGLSTAKKKDSTGICFIGEKNFKNFLSNYLPAQPGRMMTVDGRDMGEHAGLMYYTIGQRGGLGIGGQHGGDNAPWFVVGKDLSKNILYVGQGFYHDSLMSTSLEASQVHFTREMPEEFTLECTAKFRYRQPDSKVTVHVKGDKAEVIFAEPQRAITPGQAVVFYDGEECLGGGLIDNAYRDGQVCQYI